Proteins encoded together in one Stutzerimonas stutzeri window:
- the ggt gene encoding gamma-glutamyltransferase, translated as MRLLHITQFTLAAIVATSSVAYGALLEGGAVAAPDEYSAKVAAQVLKNGGNAVDAAVATAFTLAVTYPEAGNIGGGGFMTLYMDGKPYFLDYREVAPKAASKTMFLDDQGEVIENLSLVGARAAGVPGTVLGMWEAHQRFGKLPWSELITPAVGYAREGFTVADQQFQYREDAIGLFNGTTNFEDYFGSMRPGATFRQAELAETLERIADQDPDDFYKGKTAALLVAQMERDGGLITQQDLADYRVKWREPMRIDWRGNSLYTAPLPSSGGIALAQLIGIKERRAADFEGVELNSARYIHLLAEIEKRVFADRADYLGDPDFSDVPVKRLTSPEYLAQRAAEINPTAISATEKVRPGLESHQTTHFSIVDADGNAVSNTYTLNLDYGSGVVVKGAGFLLNDEMDDFSAKPGVANAFGVVGSDANAIEPGKRMLSSMSPSIVTRDGKVSLVLGTPGGSRIFTSIFQVLNNVYDFGLPLEKAVAAQRVHHQLLPKDTIYYDAHAPLTGEVAQALEAMGYTLEDQGWLMGDIQAIRVDGRRLQTGSDPRGRGVGLIVEP; from the coding sequence ATGCGCTTGCTACACATCACCCAGTTCACTCTGGCGGCAATCGTCGCGACGAGCTCCGTGGCCTACGGTGCGCTTCTGGAAGGCGGGGCGGTTGCCGCTCCCGATGAATACAGCGCCAAGGTGGCCGCCCAGGTCCTGAAGAATGGCGGCAACGCGGTGGACGCGGCGGTGGCGACCGCCTTTACCCTGGCCGTCACCTATCCCGAGGCGGGCAATATCGGCGGCGGCGGTTTCATGACTCTGTACATGGACGGCAAGCCGTATTTCCTGGACTACCGGGAAGTCGCGCCGAAGGCCGCCAGCAAGACCATGTTTCTGGATGATCAGGGCGAGGTGATCGAGAACCTCAGCCTGGTGGGCGCCCGGGCAGCCGGCGTGCCTGGCACGGTGTTGGGTATGTGGGAAGCCCACCAGCGCTTCGGCAAGTTGCCCTGGAGTGAACTCATCACCCCGGCAGTCGGTTATGCCCGTGAAGGCTTCACGGTGGCCGACCAGCAGTTCCAGTATCGGGAGGACGCCATCGGCCTGTTCAACGGTACGACCAACTTCGAGGACTACTTCGGCAGCATGCGTCCGGGTGCGACCTTCCGCCAGGCGGAGCTGGCCGAGACGCTGGAACGCATCGCCGACCAGGATCCGGACGACTTCTACAAAGGCAAGACCGCCGCATTGCTGGTCGCGCAGATGGAGCGCGATGGCGGGCTGATCACCCAGCAAGACCTGGCCGACTATCGCGTCAAATGGCGTGAGCCGATGCGCATCGACTGGCGTGGCAACAGCCTGTACACCGCGCCTCTGCCCAGTTCCGGCGGCATCGCCCTGGCCCAGCTGATCGGCATCAAGGAGCGCCGTGCCGCCGACTTCGAGGGTGTCGAGCTGAACTCGGCGCGCTACATCCATCTGCTGGCGGAGATCGAGAAGCGCGTGTTTGCCGATCGCGCGGACTACCTGGGCGATCCGGACTTTTCCGATGTACCGGTAAAGCGGCTGACCTCGCCTGAATACCTCGCGCAGCGCGCCGCCGAGATCAACCCTACGGCCATCTCCGCAACGGAGAAGGTACGACCGGGCCTGGAAAGCCATCAGACCACGCACTTCTCCATCGTCGATGCCGACGGCAACGCGGTGAGCAACACCTACACCCTCAACCTGGACTACGGCAGCGGCGTGGTGGTCAAGGGTGCCGGCTTCTTGCTCAACGACGAAATGGACGACTTCAGTGCCAAGCCAGGTGTGGCCAATGCCTTCGGCGTGGTCGGCAGCGACGCCAACGCCATCGAACCCGGCAAGCGCATGCTGTCGTCCATGAGCCCGAGCATCGTCACCCGCGACGGCAAGGTCAGCCTGGTGCTGGGTACACCCGGCGGCTCGCGCATCTTCACCTCGATCTTCCAGGTGCTGAACAACGTTTACGACTTCGGCCTGCCGCTGGAAAAAGCCGTGGCCGCGCAGCGGGTGCACCACCAGCTGTTGCCCAAGGACACGATCTACTACGACGCCCATGCGCCGCTGACCGGAGAGGTGGCGCAAGCGCTGGAAGCCATGGGCTATACGCTGGAGGATCAGGGCTGGTTGATGGGTGACATCCAGGCGATTCGCGTCGACGGCAGACGTCTGCAGACCGGGTCTGACCCGCGTGGGCGCGGCGTCGGTCTCATCGTCGAGCCGTGA
- a CDS encoding zinc-dependent alcohol dehydrogenase family protein, translating into MSHKAIFVQPGGGYERVIVGTSEAARPEAGEITVRLRANSLNYHDFAVVSGMWGPSEPRIPMADGAGEVVAVGSGVTEFVVGDAVVSTFFPDWLAGEPLVEGFATVPGDGVDGYAREMVTARATSFTHAPKGYSHAEASTLTTAGLTAWRALMADGKLKPGDSVLIQGTGGVSIFALQFAKMAGATVIATSSSDAKLERLREMGADHLINYRTTPAWGETVRELTDGRGVDHVIEVGGPATLAQSMVAARIGGHISVIGILTGIAGELQLVPALVRQLRLQGVLVGSRTQQQEMIRAIDANGIRPVIDKRFALDEIVEAFRYQESNQHFGKICLEF; encoded by the coding sequence ATGAGCCACAAAGCCATATTCGTACAGCCCGGCGGCGGTTATGAGCGGGTCATCGTCGGCACCAGCGAGGCCGCCCGGCCCGAGGCCGGCGAGATCACCGTGCGGCTGCGCGCCAACTCGCTGAACTACCACGACTTCGCGGTGGTGAGCGGCATGTGGGGACCCAGCGAGCCGCGCATTCCCATGGCCGATGGCGCCGGTGAAGTGGTGGCGGTGGGTTCGGGCGTGACTGAATTCGTCGTTGGTGACGCGGTGGTCAGCACCTTCTTCCCCGACTGGCTGGCCGGCGAGCCGCTGGTGGAAGGCTTCGCCACGGTGCCGGGCGACGGTGTCGATGGCTATGCCCGCGAAATGGTCACCGCCCGCGCCACCTCATTCACCCATGCGCCCAAGGGCTACAGCCATGCCGAGGCGTCGACCCTGACCACCGCCGGCCTCACTGCCTGGCGTGCGCTGATGGCCGACGGCAAGCTCAAGCCCGGCGACAGCGTGTTGATCCAGGGTACCGGCGGCGTATCGATCTTCGCCCTGCAGTTCGCCAAGATGGCCGGCGCCACGGTCATCGCCACCTCGTCCAGCGACGCCAAGCTGGAGCGCCTGCGGGAGATGGGCGCCGACCACCTGATCAACTACCGAACGACACCCGCCTGGGGCGAGACGGTGCGCGAGCTGACCGATGGCCGCGGCGTGGACCATGTGATCGAGGTCGGCGGGCCGGCGACGCTGGCGCAGTCGATGGTTGCGGCGCGCATCGGCGGGCATATCTCGGTGATCGGCATTCTTACCGGCATTGCCGGCGAGCTGCAGCTGGTGCCGGCACTGGTGCGTCAGTTGCGCTTGCAGGGCGTGCTGGTGGGCAGCCGCACACAGCAGCAGGAAATGATCCGTGCCATCGATGCCAATGGCATCCGTCCGGTGATCGACAAGCGGTTTGCGCTGGACGAGATCGTCGAGGCGTTCCGTTACCAGGAGAGCAACCAGCACTTCGGCAAGATCTGCCTGGAGTTCTGA
- a CDS encoding sigma-54-dependent Fis family transcriptional regulator has protein sequence MNLLSGPVSHIDAVLTLANAPHLSADRDPIIARSWRRCVHDYGLDPARPSEARFVPRQVLREHQDQADELINVARAGVEQLYRQVAELGYVILLTDNRGIAVQFLGDPADEKAHRKTGLYLGSDWGEDHAGTCAVGTCIKEQQALTCHQHDHFSVWHTNLTCTAVPMFNPQGQLLAVLDISALHSPPSKDSQTFALQLVKQYARMIEDAYFLRLYRDRPILCFDGSREFVLINRRYLLALGDQGELLAGNTAARGLLAEHGLALSGPFGTSNQVHVDQLFDCELADVLSIPYASHDQVRAFRTHRHQLFFAALMEPRRRAPAATERSSPAGQSPLDALADDDPVMRKMLARAHRLCSEPLNVLLNGETGTGKERLAKALHESGSRRSKPFVAINCGAMPESLIESELFGYAPGTFTGARSKGMRGLIQQADGGTLFLDEIGDMPLHLQTRLLRVLAEQEVTPLGAERPVKVDIRVIAASHRDLRQMVESGAFREDLFYRLNGASLKLPPLRERADKAFLIDRVFAELAEGRPGNPHLRGDAISALLAYPWPGNIRELRNVLQYALATCEGDEITVQDLPDECLPRILARSRQAEAEPEPESAAALRETLRRHRWNVSAAARELGVSRPTMYRRMRLLGIEAPI, from the coding sequence ATGAACCTGCTCTCCGGTCCCGTGAGCCATATCGACGCGGTGCTGACGCTGGCCAACGCGCCGCATCTTTCCGCTGACCGCGATCCGATCATTGCGCGCTCCTGGCGCCGCTGTGTGCACGACTACGGTCTGGACCCGGCGCGTCCGTCCGAGGCGCGCTTCGTGCCGCGGCAGGTTCTGCGCGAGCACCAGGACCAGGCAGACGAGCTGATCAACGTGGCCCGTGCGGGCGTGGAGCAGCTCTACCGGCAGGTGGCCGAGCTGGGCTACGTGATTCTGCTGACCGACAACCGCGGCATCGCCGTGCAGTTTCTCGGCGATCCGGCGGACGAGAAGGCGCATCGCAAGACCGGCCTGTATCTGGGCTCGGACTGGGGCGAGGACCACGCCGGCACCTGCGCGGTCGGCACCTGCATCAAGGAACAGCAGGCGCTGACGTGTCATCAGCACGATCACTTCAGCGTCTGGCATACCAACCTCACCTGCACGGCGGTGCCGATGTTCAACCCCCAGGGGCAACTGCTGGCGGTGCTGGACATCTCGGCGCTGCATTCGCCGCCGTCCAAGGATTCGCAGACCTTCGCCCTGCAGCTGGTCAAGCAGTACGCGCGGATGATCGAGGACGCCTACTTCCTGCGCCTGTATCGCGACCGGCCGATCCTCTGTTTCGATGGCTCGCGGGAGTTCGTCCTGATCAACCGACGCTACCTGCTGGCGCTGGGCGATCAGGGCGAGCTGCTGGCTGGAAACACGGCCGCGCGCGGACTGCTGGCCGAACATGGGCTGGCGCTTTCCGGCCCGTTCGGCACCTCGAACCAGGTGCATGTCGATCAGTTGTTCGACTGCGAACTGGCGGACGTGCTGAGCATTCCCTACGCCAGCCACGATCAGGTACGCGCTTTCCGCACCCATCGCCATCAGCTGTTCTTCGCGGCGCTGATGGAACCGCGCCGCCGCGCGCCGGCAGCGACGGAGCGCAGCTCGCCGGCCGGGCAATCGCCGCTGGATGCGCTGGCCGACGATGACCCGGTCATGCGCAAGATGCTCGCCCGCGCGCACCGGCTGTGCAGCGAGCCGCTGAACGTACTGCTCAACGGCGAGACCGGCACCGGCAAGGAACGTCTGGCCAAGGCGCTGCATGAAAGTGGCAGCCGACGCAGCAAGCCGTTCGTGGCCATCAACTGCGGAGCGATGCCCGAATCGCTGATCGAGAGCGAACTGTTCGGCTACGCCCCGGGTACCTTCACCGGGGCGCGCAGCAAGGGCATGCGCGGCCTGATCCAGCAGGCCGACGGCGGCACCTTGTTCCTCGACGAGATCGGTGACATGCCGCTGCACCTGCAGACGCGCCTGCTGCGCGTACTGGCCGAACAGGAGGTGACGCCACTGGGCGCCGAGCGGCCGGTGAAGGTGGACATCCGCGTGATTGCGGCCAGCCACCGTGACCTGCGGCAGATGGTGGAGAGCGGGGCGTTTCGCGAGGATCTGTTCTACCGGCTCAATGGCGCGTCGCTGAAGCTGCCGCCGTTACGTGAGCGGGCGGACAAGGCGTTCCTGATCGACCGCGTCTTTGCCGAGTTGGCCGAGGGGCGACCGGGCAACCCGCACCTGCGTGGTGATGCGATCAGCGCGCTGCTGGCCTATCCCTGGCCGGGCAACATTCGCGAGCTGCGCAACGTGCTGCAGTACGCGCTGGCGACCTGCGAGGGGGACGAGATCACCGTGCAGGATCTGCCGGATGAATGCCTGCCGCGCATTCTCGCCCGCAGCCGGCAAGCCGAGGCGGAGCCAGAACCCGAGTCGGCCGCGGCCTTGCGCGAGACGCTGCGTCGCCATCGCTGGAACGTCAGTGCCGCGGCGCGCGAACTCGGCGTGTCACGGCCGACGATGTACCGCCGCATGCGCCTGCTGGGGATCGAGGCGCCGATCTGA
- a CDS encoding gluconate 2-dehydrogenase subunit 3 family protein — MHDSARPHGTLNRRRFLSLSSQSLLALSLSQLIPVNLLAEERQAELPDGLLRMGRDIFPHDFISDRHYVQPLLDLAEQEPALLGGGLDELQRQARKAHGKRFEQLDEAERVALLSDIENTPFFKAVRSSLMFGLYDNKTLFPLFGYEGSSWEYGGYVNRGFDDLNWL; from the coding sequence ATGCACGATTCAGCTCGTCCGCACGGCACGCTAAACCGTCGACGTTTTCTTTCTCTGTCCAGCCAGTCGCTGCTGGCGTTGAGCCTGAGCCAGTTGATCCCGGTGAACCTGCTCGCCGAGGAGCGGCAGGCGGAACTGCCTGACGGCCTGCTGCGCATGGGTCGCGACATCTTCCCCCACGATTTCATCAGCGATCGCCACTACGTACAGCCCCTGCTCGACCTCGCGGAACAGGAGCCGGCGCTGCTCGGCGGCGGGCTCGACGAGCTGCAGCGTCAGGCACGCAAGGCCCACGGCAAGCGCTTCGAACAGCTGGACGAAGCCGAACGCGTGGCGCTGCTCAGCGACATCGAGAACACCCCGTTTTTCAAGGCGGTGCGCAGCAGCCTGATGTTCGGCCTGTACGACAACAAGACGCTATTCCCGCTGTTCGGCTACGAGGGCTCGTCGTGGGAATACGGCGGCTACGTCAACCGCGGCTTCGACGATCTCAACTGGCTCTGA
- a CDS encoding GMC family oxidoreductase has protein sequence MATFAQDDDGVVVIIGSGAGGGTLANALAKQKIRSVVLEAGKRHTLEDIENDEWAMFKKISWLDKRIAAGDWHLAENNPNLPAWIVKGVGGSTVHWAGIALRFRDFEFRMRSINGDIAGANLLDWPITLEEMAPWYEKAEKHMGVTGPSTGMAYHPWHNSFKVLATGAKRVGYKEILSGPMAINTEPYDDRAACQQIGFCMQGCKMGAKWSTLYTDIPRAEASGYCEVRPQSMVLRIEHDAKGKVNGVVYADAQGTIQRQKARVVCVAGNSIESPRLLLNSASSMFPDGLANSSGQVGRNYMTHTTAGIFAVMPKPVNMHRGTTCAGVISDESYNDPSRGFVGGYRLEILALGLPFLSAFLDPTPKGWGRQFASRMEKYNHMSGVWLCGEDLPLESNRITLHATEKDQYGLPISVVTKSDHPMDAAMRKHGVAATARCYEAAGATDVIELPPYPASHNMGTNRMSAKARDGVVNKWGQSHDIPNLFVSDGSQFTTSGGQNPTLTIVALALRQAEQIGRLLNERAI, from the coding sequence ATGGCAACTTTTGCCCAGGACGACGATGGCGTCGTGGTGATCATCGGCTCCGGCGCTGGCGGCGGCACGCTGGCCAACGCGCTGGCCAAACAGAAGATTCGCAGCGTGGTGCTCGAGGCGGGCAAGCGGCACACGCTGGAGGACATCGAGAACGACGAGTGGGCGATGTTCAAGAAGATCTCCTGGCTCGACAAGCGCATCGCCGCCGGCGACTGGCACCTGGCCGAGAACAACCCCAACCTGCCGGCCTGGATCGTCAAGGGCGTCGGCGGCAGCACCGTGCACTGGGCCGGCATCGCCCTGCGCTTCCGTGATTTCGAATTCAGGATGCGGAGCATCAACGGCGACATCGCCGGGGCCAACCTGCTGGACTGGCCGATAACCTTGGAAGAGATGGCGCCCTGGTACGAGAAGGCCGAGAAGCACATGGGCGTGACCGGCCCCAGCACCGGCATGGCCTATCACCCCTGGCACAACTCCTTCAAGGTGCTGGCCACCGGCGCCAAGCGGGTCGGCTACAAGGAGATCCTCTCCGGGCCGATGGCCATCAACACCGAGCCCTACGACGACCGCGCCGCCTGCCAGCAGATCGGCTTCTGCATGCAGGGCTGCAAGATGGGCGCGAAGTGGTCGACGCTCTACACCGACATTCCCCGCGCCGAAGCCAGTGGGTATTGCGAGGTGCGGCCGCAGTCGATGGTGCTGCGCATCGAACACGACGCCAAGGGCAAGGTGAACGGCGTGGTCTACGCCGACGCCCAGGGCACCATCCAGCGGCAGAAGGCCCGGGTGGTCTGCGTGGCGGGCAATTCCATCGAGTCGCCGCGCCTGCTGCTCAACTCCGCTTCCTCGATGTTCCCCGACGGGCTGGCCAACTCCTCCGGCCAGGTCGGCAGGAACTACATGACCCACACCACCGCCGGCATCTTCGCGGTGATGCCCAAGCCGGTGAACATGCACCGCGGCACCACCTGCGCCGGGGTCATCTCCGACGAGTCGTACAACGATCCGTCGCGCGGTTTCGTCGGCGGCTACCGCCTGGAAATCCTCGCCCTCGGCCTGCCGTTCCTGTCCGCCTTCCTCGACCCGACGCCCAAGGGCTGGGGCCGCCAGTTCGCCTCGCGGATGGAAAAGTACAACCACATGTCTGGCGTCTGGCTGTGCGGCGAAGACCTGCCGCTGGAAAGCAACCGCATCACCCTGCACGCCACCGAGAAGGACCAGTACGGCCTGCCGATCTCGGTGGTGACCAAGAGCGATCACCCCATGGATGCCGCCATGCGCAAGCACGGCGTCGCCGCCACCGCCAGGTGTTACGAGGCCGCCGGCGCCACCGACGTGATCGAGCTGCCGCCCTACCCGGCCAGCCACAACATGGGCACCAACCGCATGAGCGCCAAGGCCCGTGACGGCGTGGTGAACAAGTGGGGCCAGAGCCACGACATCCCCAACCTGTTCGTTTCCGACGGCAGCCAGTTCACCACCAGCGGCGGCCAGAACCCCACCCTCACCATCGTCGCGCTGGCCCTGCGCCAGGCCGAGCAGATCGGCCGGCTGCTCAACGAACGCGCGATCTGA
- a CDS encoding thiamine pyrophosphate-dependent dehydrogenase E1 component subunit alpha: MTQPNNSQRLWMYEQMLTSRYMEESIERIYMEGKTPVFNMAKGPIPGEMHLSNGQEPCAVGVCAHLEAGDIVTATHRPHHIAVAKGVDLNEMMAEIFGKATGLSGGRGGHMHLFDGRVNFSCSGIIAEGMGPAVGAALSRQMQGKPGVAVSFIGEGAANQGAFHETLNLAALWKLPVVFVIEDNAWGISVAKASATCIKQHHVRAAAYGMPGVFVENNDPDGVFRAAGEAIERARAGGGPTLIEIETYRLAGHFMGDGETYRPEGEKDGLMKKDPIPGYRQRLIDEGVMTEAQAEDIAARARGRIDEAVAFARESPYPRPEEAMEKVFV; this comes from the coding sequence ATGACCCAGCCCAACAACTCGCAGCGCCTGTGGATGTACGAGCAGATGCTGACCAGCCGCTACATGGAGGAATCCATCGAGCGCATCTACATGGAAGGCAAGACGCCGGTGTTCAATATGGCCAAGGGGCCGATTCCCGGCGAGATGCACCTCTCCAACGGCCAGGAGCCCTGCGCGGTAGGCGTCTGTGCGCACCTCGAGGCCGGCGACATCGTCACCGCCACCCACCGCCCGCACCACATCGCCGTGGCCAAGGGCGTCGACCTCAACGAGATGATGGCCGAGATCTTCGGCAAGGCCACCGGGCTTTCCGGCGGCCGCGGCGGCCATATGCACCTGTTCGATGGCCGGGTGAATTTCTCCTGCTCGGGGATCATCGCCGAAGGCATGGGGCCGGCCGTCGGCGCCGCCTTGTCGCGGCAGATGCAGGGCAAGCCCGGGGTGGCCGTGTCCTTCATCGGCGAGGGTGCGGCCAACCAGGGCGCCTTCCACGAAACGCTGAACCTCGCCGCGCTGTGGAAGCTGCCGGTGGTGTTCGTCATCGAGGACAACGCCTGGGGCATCTCGGTGGCCAAGGCCAGCGCCACCTGCATCAAGCAGCACCACGTGCGCGCCGCGGCCTACGGAATGCCCGGTGTGTTCGTCGAGAACAACGACCCGGACGGCGTGTTCCGCGCGGCCGGCGAAGCCATCGAGCGCGCCCGTGCCGGTGGCGGCCCGACCCTTATCGAGATCGAGACCTACCGCCTGGCCGGCCACTTCATGGGCGACGGCGAAACCTACCGCCCCGAGGGCGAGAAGGACGGCCTGATGAAAAAGGACCCCATTCCCGGTTACCGCCAGCGCCTGATCGACGAAGGCGTGATGACCGAGGCCCAGGCCGAGGACATCGCCGCACGCGCCCGCGGCCGTATCGACGAAGCGGTCGCCTTCGCCCGCGAAAGCCCCTACCCGCGCCCGGAAGAGGCAATGGAAAAGGTGTTCGTGTAA
- a CDS encoding 2,3-butanediol dehydrogenase — protein sequence MTAAVWHGRKDIRLEQVPLPGAPQPGWVQIRVHWCGICGSDLHEYLAGPVFIPVDAPHPLTGIRGQCILGHEFCGEIVATGDGVEGYAPGDKVAADACQHCGQCRFCKTGQYNLCEQLAFTGLMNNGAFAEFVNVPAELLYRLPEGFPLEAGALIEPLAVGMHAVKKAGSLLGETVVVVGAGTIGLCTIMCAKAAGAGQVIALEMSAARKAKALEVGATRVIDPSECDAIAEIKALTGGYGADTSFECIGHKATAKLALDVIRKAGRCVMVGIFEEPSEFNFFEIVATEKQVIGSLAYAGEFPDVIALIADGRMDVTPLITGRIGLDNILEQGFEELANHKDRNVKIIVSPSALAG from the coding sequence ATGACCGCCGCCGTCTGGCACGGTCGCAAGGACATCCGCCTGGAACAGGTACCGCTGCCCGGCGCGCCACAACCGGGCTGGGTACAGATCCGCGTGCACTGGTGCGGCATCTGCGGCTCCGACCTGCACGAGTACCTCGCCGGCCCGGTGTTCATCCCGGTGGATGCGCCCCACCCGCTCACCGGCATCAGGGGTCAGTGCATCCTCGGCCACGAGTTCTGCGGCGAGATCGTCGCCACCGGTGACGGCGTCGAAGGCTACGCACCGGGCGACAAGGTCGCCGCCGATGCCTGCCAGCACTGCGGCCAGTGCCGTTTCTGCAAGACCGGCCAGTACAACCTCTGCGAGCAGCTGGCCTTCACGGGCCTGATGAACAACGGCGCTTTTGCCGAGTTCGTCAACGTACCCGCCGAGCTGCTCTACCGCCTGCCCGAAGGCTTTCCGCTGGAGGCCGGCGCGCTGATCGAACCGTTGGCCGTCGGCATGCACGCGGTGAAAAAGGCCGGCAGCCTGCTCGGCGAGACGGTTGTGGTGGTCGGTGCCGGCACCATCGGCCTGTGCACCATCATGTGCGCCAAGGCCGCCGGCGCCGGCCAGGTGATCGCCCTGGAAATGTCCGCTGCGCGCAAGGCCAAGGCGCTGGAAGTCGGCGCCACGCGGGTCATCGACCCCAGCGAGTGCGACGCCATCGCCGAGATCAAGGCGCTCACCGGCGGCTACGGCGCCGACACCTCCTTCGAGTGCATCGGCCACAAGGCCACCGCCAAGCTCGCCCTCGACGTGATCCGCAAGGCCGGTCGCTGCGTGATGGTGGGCATCTTCGAGGAGCCCTCGGAATTCAACTTCTTCGAGATCGTCGCCACCGAGAAACAGGTGATCGGCTCGCTCGCCTATGCAGGGGAGTTCCCCGACGTCATCGCCCTGATCGCCGACGGGCGCATGGACGTGACCCCGCTGATCACCGGCCGCATCGGCCTGGACAACATCCTCGAGCAGGGCTTCGAGGAGCTGGCCAATCACAAGGACCGCAACGTCAAGATCATCGTCAGCCCCAGCGCGCTGGCCGGCTGA
- a CDS encoding alpha-ketoacid dehydrogenase subunit beta — translation MTTAVKERKLTVARAMAEAVAQEMRLDPRVFVMGEDIGQLGGVFGNTRGLYEEFGKTRIRDTPISETAFIGAAVGAASDGMRPIVELMFVDFFGVCMDAIYNLMAKNTYFSGGKVPVPMVLMASTGAGYSDAGQHSQCLYGTFAHLPGMKVVVPSNAYDAKGLMTAAIRDDNPVVYLFHKALQGMGWLGTEKGATVPVPEEPYIVEIGKAKTVREGRDVSLVSLGAGVHHALRAATLLEKDGVSAEVIDLRSLVPLDREHVIASVRKTGRLIVIDEDYHSFGVSGEIIASVVEHDIGMLKARPQRVAFPDIPIPFTPVMEQWALPNADKIVAAYHALNKE, via the coding sequence ATGACCACAGCAGTAAAAGAGAGAAAGCTCACCGTCGCCCGCGCCATGGCCGAAGCCGTGGCCCAGGAGATGCGCCTGGACCCGCGCGTATTCGTGATGGGCGAGGACATCGGCCAGCTCGGCGGTGTGTTCGGCAACACCCGTGGCCTTTATGAAGAGTTCGGCAAGACGCGCATCCGCGACACGCCGATCTCCGAAACGGCCTTTATCGGTGCCGCGGTGGGCGCCGCCTCGGACGGCATGCGGCCGATCGTCGAGCTGATGTTCGTCGACTTCTTCGGCGTCTGCATGGATGCCATCTACAACCTGATGGCCAAGAACACCTATTTCTCCGGCGGCAAGGTGCCGGTGCCCATGGTGCTGATGGCCTCCACCGGCGCCGGCTACTCGGACGCTGGCCAGCATTCGCAGTGCCTCTACGGCACCTTCGCCCACCTGCCGGGCATGAAGGTGGTGGTGCCGAGCAACGCCTACGACGCCAAGGGCCTGATGACCGCGGCCATCCGCGACGACAACCCGGTGGTCTACCTCTTCCACAAGGCGCTGCAGGGCATGGGCTGGCTGGGCACCGAGAAAGGCGCCACGGTGCCGGTGCCGGAGGAGCCCTACATCGTCGAGATCGGCAAGGCGAAGACGGTGCGCGAGGGCCGCGACGTCAGCCTGGTCAGCCTCGGCGCCGGGGTGCATCACGCCCTGCGCGCCGCCACGCTGCTGGAAAAGGATGGCGTCAGCGCGGAGGTCATCGACCTGCGCAGCCTGGTGCCGCTGGACCGCGAACACGTCATCGCCTCGGTGCGCAAGACCGGCCGACTGATCGTGATCGACGAGGACTACCACAGCTTCGGCGTCAGCGGCGAAATCATCGCCAGCGTCGTCGAGCACGACATCGGCATGCTCAAGGCACGCCCGCAACGGGTGGCCTTCCCCGACATCCCCATCCCCTTCACCCCGGTCATGGAGCAATGGGCGCTGCCCAATGCGGACAAGATCGTGGCCGCCTATCACGCCCTGAACAAGGAATGA
- a CDS encoding lipoyl domain-containing protein, translating to MSNPTPIVIADDLWEGDAEAVITSWLVSDGAEVAAGDLVAEIMSEKAQFEIEAPVAGVLKILEDEDAVIAKGAVIAQVE from the coding sequence ATGAGTAACCCAACCCCCATCGTGATCGCAGATGACCTCTGGGAAGGTGACGCCGAAGCGGTGATCACCTCCTGGCTGGTGAGCGACGGCGCCGAAGTCGCCGCCGGTGACCTGGTCGCCGAGATCATGTCGGAAAAGGCCCAGTTCGAGATCGAAGCGCCGGTGGCCGGCGTACTGAAGATCCTCGAAGACGAAGACGCGGTGATCGCCAAGGGCGCAGTCATCGCCCAGGTGGAATAG